From the genome of Vicinamibacterales bacterium:
CGACGAGCGGCAGCAGCGAGAGGTCCTCGGGATCGGCGAGAAAAAAGCCGCGCAGCCCGCGCACGCCGGCTTTCAACTGGCGCGGCGCCTCGATTTCGTCGAGCCACTGCATCACCGATCGCCGGCCGAGCGCCGCGGCCACCGGACTGTCCCAGCGCGCCTCGGCGCGCTTGAAATCCTCGAGCTTCGGTCCGAGGCTCTTGCCGACCCGCGCGAACGTCGACGGCGAGGCGTGAATGCGGCGCGTGCCGCGCGCATCGGGCCCGTAGAAGCCGAAGCCGCCGCGGAGGATGCGCACCGGCTGCAGGCCGAGCGACTTCGCCAGCCCGAGCACGTGCTCCTGCTCGCCTTCGATGAGATCGGCGCCAGCCTCGCCCTGCTGGCGGTTCGCGAAGGCGTCACGCAGCGTCCAGACGCGTCCGCCGACCCGCGCGCGCGCCTCGACGACGGTCACCGCGGCGCCACGCGCCTCGAGCTCGCGGGCCGCCGCGAGGCCCGCCAGGCCGGCCCCGGCGACGATGACGCTGACGCCGGTCAGATCGCGACTGCGCATCGTTCAAGATTACTATTGGGAGCCGATGTGGTGCCTGCTGCTCCTGCTCATCCGGACGCCCGCACCCGCGGCAGACCTCGACGCGCGCGTCCACAAACTCATCGCCGCGAGCGGCGCCGAGGTCGCCGTCGCGATGCGGACGTTCGACGGCTCGCGCGAGCTCTTCATCGATCCCGACAAGCCGTTCCACGCGGCGAGCACGATGAAAGTGCCGATCATGATCGAGCTCTTCCGGCAGGCCGAGGCCGGCCCGCTGCGCCTCGACGAGCCGCTCCCGATCAAGAACGAGTTCCACAGCATCGTCGACGGCAGCGTCTATCAGCTCAGCGTCGGCGACGACTCCGACGCGGCGGTCTACCGGCACGTCGGCTCGACGATGTCGCTGCGCGATTTGTGCGAGGCGATGATCACCGTGAGCTCGAACTTCGCGGCCAACCTGCTGATCGAGCGCGTCGGCGCGGAGCACGTGCGGCAGACGGTGCATCGGCTGGGCGCCGACGGCATGATCGTGCTGCGCGGCGTCGAAGATCAGAAAGCGTTCGACCAGGGGATGAACAACCAGACGACGGCCCGCGCGCTGGAGGTCCTGCTGCTGAAGCTCGCGCAGGGAAAAGCGGTCAGCGCCAGGGCCGACGCCGAGATGGTGGCGGTCCTGAAGCGCCAGACGTTCCACGACGCGATCCCCGCCGGCCTGCCCGACGGCACCGTCGTCGCGCATAAGACCGGCAATATCACGAAGATCCATCACGACGCGGCGATCGTCTACGGGCCGCGGCCCTACGTGCTCGTCGTGCTGGTGCGCGGAATCGAGGATCAGCAGGTGAGCGGGGCGCTCATTGCGTCGATCTCGCGCGAAGTCTGGACCTACCTCGAGAAGTGATGCGAGCGAGCGCCGCGAGCGAGCCACGCGAGCGGAGCGCGCCGGCGGAGCGGCGCCTGAGAACGCGTGTGGGGGAGTCCGAGGAGCGACGCCCCTCGGGTAAGCGATGAGCGAGCCGACGGTCCCGCAGGCGTTCGCAGCCGCGCTGGAGGCGCTCGTCGAGAAGGCACGGAAAGATGCGTCGGTGCTCGCCGCCATTCTCTGCGGCAGCCTGGCGCACGACACGGTCTGGGCGCGGTCCGACATCGATCTGGTCTTCGTCACGATTGACGATCGCAAGGTGCCGGCCGGCGACATCCCGCTCTACGCCGACGGCGTCAACGTGCACGCGCTCCTGATGCCGCGGACCGATTTCCGGAAAGTCGTCGAAGGCGCCCTGCACGGATCGTTCATCCATTCGTTTCTGGCCAAGGGCCGCCTGCTCTACACGCACGACCCCACGATCGCCGCCCTCTTCGATCGGCTGCGCTCGCGCGGCGGGCGCGACACCGCCATCCTGCTGCTGCAGGCCGCCACCGGGGCACTCGGGCCGCTCTACAAGGCGCGCAAGTGGCTCGAAACGCGTGGCGACATCGCCTACACCGCGCTGTGGGTGCTCTTCACGGCCGGGCCGATCGCGAAAATGGAGGTGATCGCCGCCGGGCTGCTGCCCGACCGCGAGGTCCTGCCGCAGGCCGTGCCGATCAACCCGGCGCTCATGCAGACCATTTACCTCGACGTGCTGCGCGACGGCACGCGGCGCGAGACGATCGAGAAAGCGCTGGCGGCCGTCGAGGACTATCTTGCGGCGCGCGCCCCACAGGTGTTCGCGCCGGTGCTCGACTACCTGCGCCAGCACGGCGACGTGCGATCCAGCCGCGACATCGACGATCACTTCAAGAAGACGTACGGGATCGAGAGCATGACGAGCGCATGCGAGTACCTGGCCGATCGCGGCCTGATCGACAAGGCGTCGACGCCGGTGCAGCTGACCAGACGCAGCACGGTGATGCTGGAGGAGCTCGCCTTCTTCGTCGCAGAGCCGCCGGCCGGCCGCTGAATTACTCCGGCCGGAATGTCGAATGTCGAATGCCGAATGTCGAATGCCGAAGCCACCTCTCCCTAAAGCCGCGCCGCGCGGCGCCCCACGTACGACGATCGCCGTGCAGGGGGCGCGCGTCCACAACCTGCGCAAGGTCAGCGTCGAGATCCCGCGCGATCGGATGGTGGTCGTCACCGGGCTTTCGGGATCCGGCAAGTCGAGTCTCGCCTTCGACACCATCTACGCCGAGGGACAGCGCCGCTACCTCGAGTCGCTCTCCAGCTACGCCAAGCGGTTCGTCGCGCAGGTGTCGAAGCCCGACGTCGACTTCGTGTTCGGCTTATCGCCGGTGATCTCGATCGAGCAGAAGACGAACGCCAGCAACCCGCGCTCGACCGTCGGCACGATGACCGACATCGGCAGCTATCTGAACCTGGTGTTTGCGACGATCGGCGACCCGCACTGTCCGCGGACGCAGGAGCCGGTGCCGAGCCGCTCGGCCAGCCAGATCCTCGAAGCGATCCTGGCGCTGCCCGACGGCGCCGAGATCGAGCTGCGCGCGCCGGTGTTCAAGGTCTACGGCGAGGATCTCGAATTCGTGTTCACCGAGGTCCGCAAGAAAGGCTGCCGCACGCTGATCATCGACGGCAAGCCTGTCGACATCTCCGAAGAGGTCGATCTCGAGTCCGACGACGTCCGCCAGATGGACGCGATCGTCGATCGCTTCGTCGTGGCGCGGCGGCACGAAAAGGGCATCAAGGCAGGCATCGCCGCGACGCTGCTGCTCGGCGACGGCCTCATGCAGGTGCACGTCGCCAGGGGCGCCGGCAAGGCGGAGGCCGAGCGCTTCTACAAGGGGCTCAGCAGCGCCACGCATCATCTCGTCTACGGCGACATCGGGCCGGACTACTTCGTCTTCAACAACCCCGACAGCGCCTGCCGCACCTGCGGCGGCCTCGGCGTCGACAAGGTCACGCATCCGGAGCTGCTCATCCCGGATCCGAAGCGCAGCATCCTCGGCGGCTGCTTCGTGAAGGAGGCCTACAAATACAACCCCGACACCTGGGACGGGCGGATGATGTACAGCCTCTCGGTCGCGCTCGACTTCCCGCTCGACTCGCCGTGGAAGCAGCTGCCGGAGAAGACCCGCACGGCGATTCTCTACGGGGTCGACCGGAAGATCGCGCTGCGCACGCCGCCGGACGCCAAGGCGGCGTTGAAGTCGAACGAGGAGGGACGCGAGCTGGGCTGGAAAGGCATCGCCCGCCGCATCGAGCGCCACTATCGCCGCTACCGGCAGCGCGGCGAGGCGAACTCGAACATGGAGGCGTGGCTCGACAAGGTGATGGTCGAGCAGACCTGCCCCGACTGCCAGGGCGCCCGCCTGCGCGCGACGCGCCTGCTGTTCACAATCGGCGGCAAGTCGATCTACGAGATCGGCCAGCTCAATTTCGACGAGCTGCACGACTTCCTCGGCACGATCAAGCCGTCGGGCCGCGGCGCCGACGCCGGGCGACAGGTGCTCAAGGAGATCCGCGGCCGCCTCGGCCTGCTGCTCGGCATCGGCCTCGACTATCTGAACTTCAACCGCCGCTCGGGCACGCTCTCGGGCGGCGAATCGCAGCGGATCCGGCTCTCGACGCAGATCGGATCGGGGCTGATGGGCATGCTCTACGTCCTCGACGAGCCGAGCATCGGTCTCCACCCGAAAGACAACGTCAAGATGATCCACACGATCGAGAGCCTGCGCGACATCGGCAACACCGTGATCGTCGTCGAGCACGACGAAGACACGATCCGAGCGGCCGATCACCTGATCGAGATGGGGCCCGGCGCCGGCGTCCATGGCGGGCAGGTCGTCGTCGAGGGCACGCTCGACGACATTCTCCGATGCAAGGCGTCGCCGACCGGGCAGTTCCTGTCGGGCAAGCGGTCCATCGCGACGCCGTCACGACGCCGCGCCGGCAACGGCCACGTGCTGACCGTGCGCGGCGCTCGCGAGAACAACCTCAAGTCGCTCGACGTGCCGTTTCCACTGGGCACGATGATCGCGATCACCGGCGCCTCCGGCTCCGGCAAGAGCACCCTGATCAACGAGGTCCTCTATAAGGCGCTGTGGAAGCACCTCGTCGACACGCGCACGCTGCCCGGCGCGCACGACCGCATCGACGGCCTGGAGCAGGTTCGCCGCGTCGTGAACATCGACCAGTCCCCGATCGGCCGGAACAGCCGCTCCAATCCGGCGACCTACATCGGCTTCTACGACGCCATCCGCGATCTCTTCACGGCGACACCGCTCGCCGCCGAGCGGGCCTACAAGCCAGGACGCTTCAGCTTCAACGTCGCCGGCGGGCGCTGCGACGAGTGCCAGGGGGAAGGGGCGATCACCACGCAGCTCTACTTCATGCCCGACGTCGAGGTGACGTGCGGGGTCTGCAAGGGGGCGCGCTTCAACAACGAGACGCTGGAAGTCACCGTTCGCGGCAAGACGATCGCCGACGTCCTCAGTATGTCGGTCGAGGAAGGAGTCGGCTTCTTTGCCGCCGATCCCACCATTCAGCGCAAGGTCAGAGTCCTCGCCGAACTCGGACTCGGCTACCTCACGCTCGGCCAGTCGTCGACGACGCTGTCGGGCGGCGAGGCGCAGCGCGTCAAGATCGCGACCGAGCTGAGCACGCTGCAGCGCTCGAAGCACACGATCTACATCCTCGACGAGCCGACGACGGGGCTGCACCTGGCGGACATTCAACAGCTGCTGGATTCGCTGAACCGCCTCGTCGACGCCGGCCACACGGTGATCCTGATCGAGCACCACATGGACGTGATCAAGACGGCAGATCACGTGATCGATCTCGGCCCGGAAGGCGGCCACGCCGGCGGCAGAGTCGTCGTCACCGGCACGCCGGAACAAGTCGCCAGATGCAAGGCGTCCCACACGGGTGCGTTCCTCAAGAAACACCTGTAGCAGGTAAGATGCCTCGCATGCAGCGACGCGAATTCCTTCAATCCGCGGCGATCGTCTCGGCGGCGGCGGTCGTGCCCCTGGCGGCGCGCGCCGCGGCCACGCCTGGCGTGATCAAACCGAAGCGGCTCGCCGCCGGCGATACGGTGACGCTCGTCGCGCCGGCGAATGCGACGTTCAACACCGTCGATCTCGAAATTGCGAAGGAGTCGCTCGCCGCGCTCGGCTTCAAGGTCAAGGTCGGCGCGCACCTGCTCGATCGCCACGGCTACCTCGCCGGCGACGACAAGGCGCGCGCCGCCGACATCAACACCGCGTTCGCCGATCCGTCGGTCGCCGCGGTGCACGCGATTCGCGGGGGCTGGGGCAGCGCGCGGCTGCTGCCGTACCTCGACTTCGACATGATCCGCAGCAATCCGAAAGTGATCATCGGCTTCAGCGACGTCACCGCCCTGCTGCTGTCCATCCTTGGCAAGAGCGGCCTCGTCACGTTCCACGGCCCGATTGGCCTCGGCCGCTGGGACAGCTATTCACTCGACTACTACAAGCGCGTCCTGTTCACCGGCGAGCGGGTGACCTACACCAACAAGCAGGGTCTCTCTGAGCGCAACGCGCTCGTGCAGACCGAGTTCCGGACGCAGACGATCACTCCGGGCCGGGCGCGCGGCCGGCTGGTCGGCGGGAACCTCACCGTGATGACCACCATCCTGGGATCGCCCTATCTGCCCGACTGGGACGACACGATCCTCTTCACCGAGGACACCCACGAAGACTTCTACCGCATCGACCGCATGCTGACGCAGCTGAAGCTGGCTGGGGTGCTCGGCAAGATCAAGGGCTTCGTCTTCGGTAGCTGCGCCGAGTGCGGCCCTGGCGACGGCAACTATGGCGCGCTGACGCTCGAGGAGATATTCGCCGACCACATCAAGCCGCTCGGCGTGCCGGCGTGGTCTGGTGCGATGATCGGGCACTCCCAACCGCAGTGGACGCTGCCGCTCGGCGTGCAGGTGGAGATCGACGCCGACAAAGGATCACTGACGCTGCTCGAGACGCCCGTCGCCTAACGCTCGTCTGGTCCCGGACAGCGCGTGCTCGTGATCGACTCCATCATGTCGCCTTCTTCGATGGCGCCGACCGAGCCCATGTCAAGGACGTGCGCGAAGATGGTGTAGCCGCGATCGAGCCGCGGATTGCCGACGAGATTGATGTAGAACTGCGCATCGCCGGTATTGCGGCCTCGGATCGACAAA
Proteins encoded in this window:
- a CDS encoding FAD-dependent oxidoreductase codes for the protein MRSRDLTGVSVIVAGAGLAGLAAARELEARGAAVTVVEARARVGGRVWTLRDAFANRQQGEAGADLIEGEQEHVLGLAKSLGLQPVRILRGGFGFYGPDARGTRRIHASPSTFARVGKSLGPKLEDFKRAEARWDSPVAAALGRRSVMQWLDEIEAPRQLKAGVRGLRGFFLADPEDLSLLPLV
- a CDS encoding serine hydrolase, translating into MWCLLLLLIRTPAPAADLDARVHKLIAASGAEVAVAMRTFDGSRELFIDPDKPFHAASTMKVPIMIELFRQAEAGPLRLDEPLPIKNEFHSIVDGSVYQLSVGDDSDAAVYRHVGSTMSLRDLCEAMITVSSNFAANLLIERVGAEHVRQTVHRLGADGMIVLRGVEDQKAFDQGMNNQTTARALEVLLLKLAQGKAVSARADAEMVAVLKRQTFHDAIPAGLPDGTVVAHKTGNITKIHHDAAIVYGPRPYVLVVLVRGIEDQQVSGALIASISREVWTYLEK
- the uvrA gene encoding excinuclease ABC subunit UvrA, with amino-acid sequence MPKPPLPKAAPRGAPRTTIAVQGARVHNLRKVSVEIPRDRMVVVTGLSGSGKSSLAFDTIYAEGQRRYLESLSSYAKRFVAQVSKPDVDFVFGLSPVISIEQKTNASNPRSTVGTMTDIGSYLNLVFATIGDPHCPRTQEPVPSRSASQILEAILALPDGAEIELRAPVFKVYGEDLEFVFTEVRKKGCRTLIIDGKPVDISEEVDLESDDVRQMDAIVDRFVVARRHEKGIKAGIAATLLLGDGLMQVHVARGAGKAEAERFYKGLSSATHHLVYGDIGPDYFVFNNPDSACRTCGGLGVDKVTHPELLIPDPKRSILGGCFVKEAYKYNPDTWDGRMMYSLSVALDFPLDSPWKQLPEKTRTAILYGVDRKIALRTPPDAKAALKSNEEGRELGWKGIARRIERHYRRYRQRGEANSNMEAWLDKVMVEQTCPDCQGARLRATRLLFTIGGKSIYEIGQLNFDELHDFLGTIKPSGRGADAGRQVLKEIRGRLGLLLGIGLDYLNFNRRSGTLSGGESQRIRLSTQIGSGLMGMLYVLDEPSIGLHPKDNVKMIHTIESLRDIGNTVIVVEHDEDTIRAADHLIEMGPGAGVHGGQVVVEGTLDDILRCKASPTGQFLSGKRSIATPSRRRAGNGHVLTVRGARENNLKSLDVPFPLGTMIAITGASGSGKSTLINEVLYKALWKHLVDTRTLPGAHDRIDGLEQVRRVVNIDQSPIGRNSRSNPATYIGFYDAIRDLFTATPLAAERAYKPGRFSFNVAGGRCDECQGEGAITTQLYFMPDVEVTCGVCKGARFNNETLEVTVRGKTIADVLSMSVEEGVGFFAADPTIQRKVRVLAELGLGYLTLGQSSTTLSGGEAQRVKIATELSTLQRSKHTIYILDEPTTGLHLADIQQLLDSLNRLVDAGHTVILIEHHMDVIKTADHVIDLGPEGGHAGGRVVVTGTPEQVARCKASHTGAFLKKHL
- a CDS encoding LD-carboxypeptidase, which codes for MQRREFLQSAAIVSAAAVVPLAARAAATPGVIKPKRLAAGDTVTLVAPANATFNTVDLEIAKESLAALGFKVKVGAHLLDRHGYLAGDDKARAADINTAFADPSVAAVHAIRGGWGSARLLPYLDFDMIRSNPKVIIGFSDVTALLLSILGKSGLVTFHGPIGLGRWDSYSLDYYKRVLFTGERVTYTNKQGLSERNALVQTEFRTQTITPGRARGRLVGGNLTVMTTILGSPYLPDWDDTILFTEDTHEDFYRIDRMLTQLKLAGVLGKIKGFVFGSCAECGPGDGNYGALTLEEIFADHIKPLGVPAWSGAMIGHSQPQWTLPLGVQVEIDADKGSLTLLETPVA